A genomic region of Pseudorca crassidens isolate mPseCra1 chromosome 10, mPseCra1.hap1, whole genome shotgun sequence contains the following coding sequences:
- the RPL7L1 gene encoding ribosomal protein uL30-like isoform X2, which yields MSNSRRVGKMAEEEPRKKIPLVPENLLKKRKAYQALKATQAKQALLQRKERKGKEIKFKRLEWFLHDSWRQLRDKVRLRRLEVKPHGLEVPDKHSLAFVLRIERINGVSLLVQRTIARLRLSKIFSGVFMQVTPRTIKTLRIVEPYVTWGFPNLKSVRELILKRGQAKVKNKIIPLTDNTVIEEHLGKFGVICLEDLIHEIAFPGKNFQVISGFLRPFQLSVARHATKNRVGFLKEVGSPGYRGERINQLIRQLN from the exons GCCAAGAAAAAAGATCCCTTTGGTTCCAGAAAATCTCCTGAAAAAGAGGAAGGCTTATCAGGCCCTGAAAGCCACCCAGGCAAAGCAGGCGCTTTTGCAAAGGAAGGAG aggaaaggaaaagagatcaAGTTTAAGCGACTAGAATGGTTCCTACATGATTCCTGGCGGCAACTACGTGACAAGGTGCGACTCAGACGACTAGAAGTGAAACCTCATGGCTTGGAAGTGCCAGATAAACATTCCTTGGCCTTTGTTTTACGCATCGAAAG GATTAATGGGGTGAGTTTACTGGTGCAGAGGACCATCGCAAGACTTCGCCTGAGTAAGATTTTCAGTGGTGTCTTTATGCAAGTAACTCCTCGGACCATAAAAACGCTTCGTATAGTGGAACCTTATGTGACCTGGGG ATTTCCAAATTTGAAGTCAGTTCGGGAACTCATCTTGAAACGTGGACAAGCCAAGGTCAAGAATAAAATCATCCCTTTGACAGACAACACGGTGATTGAGGAGCACCTGG GGAAGTTTGGTGTCATTTGCTTGGAAGACCTCATTCACGAAATTGCCTTTCCGGGGAAGAATTTTCAGGTGATCTCAGGATTCTTGCGCCCTTTCCAACTCTCAGTAGCCCGTCACGCTACCAAGAATAGAGTGGGCTTCCTCAAGGAAGTGGGCTCACCTGGCTATCGAGGTGAACGCATCAATCAGCTCATCCGGCAGCTGAACTAA
- the RPL7L1 gene encoding ribosomal protein uL30-like isoform X1: MSNSRRVGKMAEEEPRKKIPLVPENLLKKRKAYQALKATQAKQALLQRKEQRKGKEIKFKRLEWFLHDSWRQLRDKVRLRRLEVKPHGLEVPDKHSLAFVLRIERINGVSLLVQRTIARLRLSKIFSGVFMQVTPRTIKTLRIVEPYVTWGFPNLKSVRELILKRGQAKVKNKIIPLTDNTVIEEHLGKFGVICLEDLIHEIAFPGKNFQVISGFLRPFQLSVARHATKNRVGFLKEVGSPGYRGERINQLIRQLN, translated from the exons GCCAAGAAAAAAGATCCCTTTGGTTCCAGAAAATCTCCTGAAAAAGAGGAAGGCTTATCAGGCCCTGAAAGCCACCCAGGCAAAGCAGGCGCTTTTGCAAAGGAAGGAG cagaggaaaggaaaagagatcaAGTTTAAGCGACTAGAATGGTTCCTACATGATTCCTGGCGGCAACTACGTGACAAGGTGCGACTCAGACGACTAGAAGTGAAACCTCATGGCTTGGAAGTGCCAGATAAACATTCCTTGGCCTTTGTTTTACGCATCGAAAG GATTAATGGGGTGAGTTTACTGGTGCAGAGGACCATCGCAAGACTTCGCCTGAGTAAGATTTTCAGTGGTGTCTTTATGCAAGTAACTCCTCGGACCATAAAAACGCTTCGTATAGTGGAACCTTATGTGACCTGGGG ATTTCCAAATTTGAAGTCAGTTCGGGAACTCATCTTGAAACGTGGACAAGCCAAGGTCAAGAATAAAATCATCCCTTTGACAGACAACACGGTGATTGAGGAGCACCTGG GGAAGTTTGGTGTCATTTGCTTGGAAGACCTCATTCACGAAATTGCCTTTCCGGGGAAGAATTTTCAGGTGATCTCAGGATTCTTGCGCCCTTTCCAACTCTCAGTAGCCCGTCACGCTACCAAGAATAGAGTGGGCTTCCTCAAGGAAGTGGGCTCACCTGGCTATCGAGGTGAACGCATCAATCAGCTCATCCGGCAGCTGAACTAA